The proteins below come from a single Kitasatospora sp. NBC_00315 genomic window:
- a CDS encoding TIGR02679 family protein, whose amino-acid sequence MSADLPRLRRLLGTPETAWLVDRVRRRLEAGQPLDTTLTRNGADEAERAAVARLLGRAPRPGRSLSVPLPAVDGILRTSGACPDGLAAAVVALTGPVALRREAADELSRAWDEAFAPLWDAVATRTELADWYRDLHATGLVRRLARTPGEAAPLLATLARILPRLPLSPPQSLSTFAAHTAGDAHALDHGPLATLTLDAVRALTGTPPGSGAGRRRDTWATAGLLLDELSSQALALNLPGDDHTATGRALTALAAAGQPAVLTLRQLLRDAPRPHQGGVAYVCENPAVMLAAADLLGAGSPPLVCLQGQPSTAALRLLRLYADAGWALRYHGDFDWGGVRIATRLLSHVPWTPWRYTADDYRAALTAHPHTGPLAGSAAETPWDPRLAIELGRAGRRIEEELVLTALLGDLGHAAR is encoded by the coding sequence GTGAGCGCCGACCTGCCACGTCTTCGCCGCCTGCTCGGCACCCCCGAGACGGCCTGGCTGGTCGACCGGGTCCGTCGACGCCTTGAAGCCGGGCAGCCCCTGGACACCACACTCACCCGCAACGGCGCCGACGAGGCCGAACGCGCAGCCGTCGCCCGCCTCCTGGGACGCGCTCCCAGACCCGGACGGTCGCTGTCGGTGCCCCTGCCGGCCGTGGACGGAATACTCCGGACCAGCGGCGCCTGCCCGGACGGGCTCGCCGCCGCCGTCGTCGCCCTCACCGGTCCAGTGGCTCTGCGGCGGGAGGCCGCCGACGAGCTGAGCCGAGCGTGGGACGAAGCCTTCGCACCCCTGTGGGACGCCGTCGCCACCCGGACCGAGCTCGCCGACTGGTACCGGGACCTGCACGCCACCGGTCTGGTCCGCCGCCTCGCCCGCACCCCCGGGGAGGCGGCACCGCTCCTCGCCACGCTCGCGCGGATCCTCCCGCGTCTGCCGCTCTCACCACCGCAGTCCCTCAGCACCTTCGCCGCCCACACCGCCGGCGACGCCCACGCCCTCGACCACGGGCCGCTCGCCACCCTCACCCTGGACGCGGTCCGCGCCCTCACCGGCACACCGCCCGGGTCCGGGGCCGGCCGGCGCCGAGACACCTGGGCCACCGCCGGGCTCCTGCTGGACGAACTCTCCTCACAGGCTCTTGCGCTCAACCTGCCCGGCGACGATCACACCGCCACCGGCCGCGCGCTGACCGCCCTGGCCGCCGCCGGCCAGCCCGCCGTGCTGACCCTCCGCCAGCTCCTGCGGGACGCTCCGCGACCGCATCAGGGCGGGGTGGCGTACGTCTGCGAGAACCCCGCGGTCATGCTCGCGGCCGCAGACCTGCTGGGTGCTGGATCCCCTCCTCTGGTCTGCCTCCAGGGCCAGCCCAGTACGGCCGCCCTCCGGCTGCTCCGCCTCTACGCCGACGCCGGATGGGCCCTGCGCTACCACGGCGACTTCGACTGGGGCGGCGTCCGCATCGCCACCCGCCTCCTGTCCCACGTGCCGTGGACCCCGTGGCGGTACACCGCCGACGACTACCGGGCGGCCCTCACCGCCCACCCGCACACCGGGCCCCTGGCCGGCAGCGCCGCCGAGACCCCGTGGGACCCGCGCCTCGCCATCGAACTCGGCCGGGCCGGCCGCCGGATCGAGGAGGAGCTGGTGCTCACCGCCCTTCTCGGCGACCTGGGACACGCCGCGCGCTGA
- a CDS encoding MarP family serine protease, with the protein MNVLDLLLIAAAVGFAVSGYRQGFVVGVMSVLGFLGGGLVAVQLLPFLLSHIGPGTTASVVAVVVVIVLAAIGQAVTTHFGWKLRGHIDRRPAKVLDAAGGSVVNVISMLLVAWLIGSALAGTSLPTVSKQVRTSSVLSGVQDALPGDAPNWFSDFSKALARNGFPQVFNPFEHEPITEVSPPDPALAASPGVARARQSLVKVVGTATSCGKTLEGSGFVFAPHRVMTNAHVVGGVDEPTVQIGGTGQLYDATVVRYDWQRDIAILDVPKLSAPPLTFAGDARTNDSAIVAGFPENGAFNVQPARIRGRIQANGPDIYHRGQVVRDVYSVRSLVRQGNSGGPLLSPDGQVYGVVFAKSLDSADTGYVLTAAEVREDATQGTTATARVDTEGCAL; encoded by the coding sequence GTGAACGTCCTGGATCTGCTGTTGATCGCCGCCGCCGTCGGCTTCGCCGTGTCCGGATACCGGCAGGGCTTCGTGGTGGGCGTCATGTCGGTCCTCGGGTTCCTCGGCGGCGGTCTGGTCGCCGTCCAGCTGCTCCCCTTCCTGCTCAGCCACATCGGCCCCGGCACCACCGCCTCGGTGGTCGCGGTCGTGGTGGTGATCGTGCTGGCGGCGATCGGGCAGGCGGTCACCACGCACTTCGGATGGAAGCTGCGCGGCCACATCGACCGCCGACCGGCCAAGGTGCTGGACGCGGCGGGCGGCTCGGTGGTCAACGTGATCTCGATGCTGCTGGTGGCCTGGTTGATCGGCTCCGCGCTGGCCGGAACGTCACTGCCGACCGTCTCCAAGCAGGTGCGGACCTCCTCCGTGCTCAGCGGCGTCCAGGACGCGCTGCCCGGTGACGCGCCGAACTGGTTCTCCGACTTCTCCAAGGCGCTCGCCCGCAACGGCTTCCCGCAGGTGTTCAACCCCTTCGAGCACGAGCCGATCACCGAGGTCTCGCCGCCGGACCCGGCACTGGCCGCCAGCCCGGGGGTGGCGAGGGCCCGGCAGTCGCTGGTGAAGGTGGTCGGCACCGCCACCTCCTGCGGCAAGACACTGGAGGGCAGCGGATTCGTCTTCGCCCCGCACCGGGTGATGACCAACGCCCACGTGGTCGGCGGTGTCGACGAGCCGACCGTCCAGATCGGCGGTACCGGGCAGCTGTACGACGCGACCGTGGTCCGTTACGACTGGCAGCGCGACATCGCGATCCTGGACGTCCCGAAGCTCTCGGCGCCCCCGTTGACCTTCGCGGGGGACGCCCGGACCAACGACAGCGCGATCGTCGCGGGCTTCCCCGAGAACGGTGCGTTCAACGTGCAGCCGGCCCGCATCCGGGGCCGGATCCAGGCCAACGGCCCGGACATCTACCACCGCGGCCAGGTCGTCCGCGACGTGTACTCGGTGCGCTCGCTGGTCCGCCAGGGCAACAGCGGCGGGCCGCTGCTCTCGCCGGACGGCCAGGTGTACGGCGTGGTCTTCGCCAAGTCGCTGGACAGCGCGGACACCGGGTACGTGCTCACCGCCGCCGAGGTCCGCGAGGACGCCACCCAGGGCACCACGGCCACGGCCCGGGTGGACACCGAGGGCTGCGCGCTCTGA
- a CDS encoding TIGR02678 family protein codes for MTDRTTGGTADSRLGDALAAQHAEEVRRAARALLRRPLLRAGTDDFRLVRQHAGELRTWFDRNTGWALLVDSEVARLRRVPGRDTDPTHPARDQRTGLPFARRRYVLVCLCLAVLERSDQQIALGRMAEQVVLAAADPALDAAGVAFTLSDREQRTDLVAVVRLLLTWGVLAKVAGDEDAFLKSAGDALYDVDRRVLAGLLISRRGPSTVRADGFEERLAELNAEALPDSDELRNRALRYTLTRRLLDDPVLYLDELSEAEAGYLASQRGALTRRIGELTGLVPEVRAEGLAMVDPDDDLTDLRMPEQGTEGHVALLVAEYLAGKGGTVPLAELHRQVAGWALDHAGFWRRSATAPGAEVELTEQAVERLTALGLLERVTAADGTPAVRPRPALDRYRVGETVLLEPGGRAPKKSTADRTKSTANHRKARTTR; via the coding sequence ATGACCGACCGGACGACAGGCGGGACGGCCGACAGTCGGCTGGGCGACGCACTCGCCGCACAGCACGCCGAGGAGGTCCGCCGGGCGGCGCGGGCGCTGCTCCGCAGACCCCTTCTGCGCGCGGGCACCGACGACTTCCGCCTGGTCCGGCAGCACGCCGGCGAGCTACGGACCTGGTTCGACCGCAACACCGGATGGGCGTTGCTGGTGGACTCCGAGGTGGCCCGGCTGCGCCGCGTTCCCGGCCGGGACACCGACCCGACCCACCCGGCCCGTGACCAGCGGACCGGGCTGCCGTTCGCCCGCCGCCGCTACGTGCTGGTGTGCCTGTGTCTGGCCGTGCTGGAACGCTCCGACCAGCAGATCGCCCTCGGTCGGATGGCCGAGCAGGTGGTACTCGCAGCCGCGGATCCGGCGCTGGACGCGGCCGGAGTCGCCTTCACTCTTTCCGACCGCGAGCAGCGCACCGACCTGGTCGCCGTGGTCCGGCTGCTGCTCACCTGGGGTGTGCTGGCCAAGGTCGCCGGTGACGAGGACGCCTTCCTCAAGTCGGCCGGCGACGCCCTGTACGACGTGGACCGCCGGGTACTGGCCGGGCTGCTGATCTCCCGGCGCGGTCCGAGCACCGTCCGGGCGGACGGCTTCGAGGAACGGCTCGCCGAACTCAACGCCGAAGCGCTGCCGGACAGTGACGAGCTGCGCAACCGCGCCCTTCGGTACACCCTGACCAGGCGGCTGCTGGACGACCCGGTGCTCTACCTGGACGAGCTGTCGGAGGCCGAGGCCGGCTATCTCGCTTCGCAGCGCGGCGCGTTGACCCGGCGCATCGGCGAACTCACCGGCCTGGTACCGGAGGTGCGGGCCGAGGGTCTGGCGATGGTCGATCCGGACGACGACCTGACCGACCTGCGGATGCCCGAACAGGGCACCGAGGGCCATGTCGCTCTGCTGGTCGCCGAGTACCTGGCGGGCAAGGGCGGCACCGTCCCGCTGGCCGAACTGCACCGTCAGGTGGCCGGCTGGGCCCTCGACCACGCGGGCTTCTGGCGGCGCAGTGCCACCGCCCCCGGCGCCGAGGTGGAGCTGACCGAGCAGGCCGTGGAGCGGCTGACGGCGCTCGGTCTGCTGGAGCGCGTGACGGCCGCGGACGGCACCCCGGCGGTACGACCCCGCCCGGCGCTGGACCGCTACCGGGTCGGCGAGACCGTCCTGCTGGAGCCCGGCGGGCGCGCCCCGAAGAAGAGCACAGCGGACCGGACGAAGAGTACGGCGAACCACCGGAAGGCCAGGACCACCAGATGA
- a CDS encoding metal-dependent hydrolase, which yields MMGHSHAVSGAMLYAASAPFLPPLLLHTTLQPADILMGTVLCAGAALLPDLDHHDGTIANFLGPISKVICRFVAWVSGGHRHATHSLLFVALMGAGSWAGVTFVGRYFTLGLTFVLLALAIRALRLHPPGDGPTMWVTIIGLAALGTAGLNKWMPSAPGWLPYAVALGTLAHLLGDCLTKKGAPLLWPHKERYEVVLIKRSGNNVETKILVPIMSVATFALLWFTAVSPGVLG from the coding sequence ATGATGGGTCACTCGCACGCGGTCAGCGGCGCGATGCTGTACGCGGCCTCCGCGCCGTTCCTTCCGCCGCTGCTGTTGCACACGACGCTCCAGCCGGCGGACATCCTGATGGGCACGGTGCTCTGCGCCGGTGCGGCCCTGCTGCCGGACCTCGACCACCACGACGGGACGATCGCCAACTTCCTCGGCCCGATCTCCAAGGTGATCTGCCGCTTCGTCGCCTGGGTGTCCGGCGGTCACCGGCACGCCACCCACTCGCTGCTGTTCGTGGCGCTGATGGGTGCGGGCAGCTGGGCGGGAGTGACCTTCGTCGGGCGCTACTTCACCCTCGGCCTCACCTTCGTGCTGCTCGCCCTGGCGATCCGGGCGCTACGGCTGCACCCGCCCGGCGACGGCCCGACGATGTGGGTCACCATCATCGGTCTTGCCGCGCTCGGCACGGCCGGACTGAACAAGTGGATGCCGAGCGCGCCCGGTTGGCTGCCGTACGCCGTCGCCCTGGGCACGCTGGCCCACCTGTTGGGCGACTGCCTCACCAAGAAGGGCGCGCCGCTGCTCTGGCCGCACAAGGAGCGCTACGAGGTGGTGCTGATCAAGCGCAGCGGCAACAACGTCGAGACCAAGATACTGGTGCCGATCATGTCGGTGGCGACCTTCGCGCTGCTCTGGTTCACGGCGGTGTCGCCGGGCGTTCTCGGCTGA
- the nth gene encoding endonuclease III produces the protein MAESKARTTVARPAVKPRKPESRLAMVRRARKINRELAELYPYAHPELDFESPFELLVATVLSAQTTDLRVNQTTPALFAKYPTPEDMAAAVPEELEEIIRPTGFFRAKARSLLGLSAALRDDFGGEVPGRLEDLVTLPGVGRKTANVVLGNAFGVPGITVDTHFGRLARRFGWTAEEDPVKVEAVVAEIFPKSEWTMLSHRVVFHGRRVCHSRKPACGACPIAPLCPSYGEGETDPEKARKLLKYELGGQPGQRLRPPADYPGQPAAAAGGGQEEVA, from the coding sequence ATGGCAGAGAGCAAGGCCCGGACGACCGTAGCCAGACCAGCGGTGAAGCCGAGGAAACCGGAGTCGCGGCTGGCGATGGTGCGACGCGCCCGGAAGATCAACCGGGAGCTGGCGGAGCTGTACCCGTACGCGCATCCGGAGCTGGACTTCGAGTCGCCGTTCGAGCTGCTGGTGGCGACGGTGCTGTCGGCGCAGACGACGGACCTTCGGGTGAACCAGACCACGCCGGCCCTGTTCGCGAAGTACCCCACTCCGGAGGACATGGCGGCCGCCGTGCCGGAGGAGCTGGAGGAGATCATCCGGCCGACCGGCTTCTTCCGGGCCAAGGCACGGTCGCTGCTGGGGCTGTCGGCGGCGCTGCGCGACGACTTCGGCGGCGAGGTGCCCGGGCGGCTGGAGGATCTGGTCACCCTGCCCGGGGTCGGCCGCAAGACGGCAAACGTCGTCCTGGGGAACGCGTTCGGCGTACCGGGGATCACCGTCGACACGCACTTCGGCCGGCTCGCGCGCCGTTTCGGCTGGACGGCCGAGGAGGATCCGGTGAAGGTCGAGGCGGTCGTCGCGGAGATCTTCCCGAAGTCCGAGTGGACGATGCTCTCGCACCGCGTGGTGTTCCACGGACGGCGGGTCTGCCACTCCCGGAAGCCGGCCTGCGGGGCCTGCCCGATCGCGCCGCTCTGCCCGTCGTACGGAGAGGGCGAGACCGATCCGGAGAAGGCGCGCAAGCTGCTGAAGTACGAGCTGGGCGGTCAGCCCGGGCAGCGGCTGCGGCCGCCGGCCGACTACCCCGGGCAGCCGGCCGCCGCCGCGGGCGGCGGGCAGGAGGAGGTCGCGTGA
- a CDS encoding TIGR02680 family protein yields the protein MSTTDSTPLPVPGRTRWQPLRTGLVDLFYYDVEEFHFRDGRLLLRGNNGTGKSKVLALTLPFLLDGDLSPHRVEPDADPKKRMEWNLLLGGEHPHPERLGYTWIEFGRLDEDGTARYTTLGCGLKAVAGRGIARHWYFVTDRRVGADPVDGGLRLLDSTGAAIGRDRLTEALDGRGLVYDSARSYRRAVDEVLFGLGEQRYAALVDLLVQLRQPQLSKRPSEKALSQALTESLPPMDQAVVSDVAEAFRSLDEEKEQLSVMVAAERAATAFLQRYRRYARVAARRKARAPRVQHSRYESLRAELNTAEADFEASGTALEEAEARLEELDRGRTGLRARDEALRAGPEMRNARELEQAAELAERTARDAERAEADRTRADGELTRYAARLGAARSRAESAERVRQSGLTRAEEAAAPARLDRQHHDRVARPLADGDTPEDAGQAADEITGRRLRSVALVEERLAGVQEAAQALDRARRRLEDADAELARRADLRAEAARNAVQAGEDHLVRVRAHFASCTLLRPADPEGMLDELAQWVETLGGPDPARTAAQQAAATTGGELARHRAALALGRTETQERAGLLRAELAELRSGARRGPNPPHTRSAGARQDRPGAPLWRLVDFTDESGLTDGVRAGLEAALEASGLLDAWVGPDGTVAAADTWDTLVTVGAPVDGPSLAAVLHPAVDRDDPAASSVSDDEVARLLAGIGLLGSDEEIPLHGSWIAADGRFRLGALTGAWSKPTAEYLGEGAREQARRARITAVEAEAVECAARLDALAGQDAALEADEQRLGAEQAGLPDDSALRAAHAASTTAGTEHTRTAERREAADREVADASAEVDQVVGELHALADELALPATATELRAVREAVGAYREALAALWPAVREERAALSALAVEEADHERAAEHTAELVGRSFAAAREAVFAGERHQTLAATVGTAVAELLRQLADVAEGLREIDERERATRREQNAATGRRAAADALRTRVRAEIDDTAATRAGAIDALRRFAGTGLLAVALPDLEHSGDSWAAEPAVRLARAVERELESVDDSDPAWERVQRRITEELKDLSDALSRHGHTAVARMLEDGLVVDILFQGRERSVPELAGALATEVADRQRLLSAREQEILENHLVTEVAGTLQELVGAAEQQVLRMNAELKDRPTSTGMLLRLVWRPARNAPGGLAAARDRLLRQSSDAWTAADRTALGDFLQAQIDRARTDNPAGTWLEHLTTALDYRSWHEFGIERHQHGKWQPATGPASGGERVLAVSLPLFAAASSHYASAGSPHAPRLVTLDEAFAGVDDDSRAKSLGLLAAFDLDVVMTSEREWGCYPQVPGLAIAQLSRVDEIAAVLVTRWEWDGHQRTRVPETDVPAQRQGGQGE from the coding sequence ATGAGTACCACCGACTCCACGCCGCTGCCCGTGCCGGGCCGTACCCGCTGGCAGCCGCTCCGGACCGGCCTGGTCGACCTCTTCTACTACGACGTCGAGGAGTTCCACTTCCGCGACGGCCGCCTGCTGCTGCGTGGTAACAACGGCACCGGGAAGTCCAAGGTGCTCGCGCTCACCCTGCCCTTCCTGCTGGACGGCGACCTGTCCCCGCACCGGGTCGAGCCGGACGCCGACCCCAAGAAGCGAATGGAGTGGAATCTGCTGCTCGGCGGCGAGCACCCTCACCCGGAGCGGCTCGGCTACACCTGGATCGAGTTCGGCCGCCTCGACGAGGACGGCACCGCCCGCTACACGACCCTCGGCTGCGGTCTCAAGGCGGTGGCGGGCCGGGGCATCGCACGGCACTGGTACTTCGTCACCGACCGTCGCGTCGGAGCCGATCCGGTCGACGGAGGTCTCAGGCTGCTCGACTCCACCGGCGCCGCGATCGGCCGTGACCGGCTGACCGAGGCGCTGGACGGGCGCGGCCTGGTGTACGACTCCGCCCGGAGCTACCGGCGTGCGGTGGACGAGGTGCTGTTCGGTCTCGGCGAGCAACGTTACGCGGCCCTGGTGGACCTGCTGGTGCAGTTGCGCCAGCCGCAGTTGTCCAAGCGGCCGAGCGAGAAGGCGCTCTCCCAGGCGCTCACCGAGTCGCTGCCGCCGATGGACCAGGCCGTCGTCTCCGACGTGGCCGAGGCGTTCCGTTCGCTGGACGAGGAGAAGGAGCAGCTGTCGGTGATGGTCGCGGCCGAACGTGCCGCCACCGCCTTCCTCCAGCGCTACCGCCGCTATGCCCGGGTGGCCGCGCGGCGCAAGGCCCGCGCGCCGCGCGTACAGCACTCCCGGTACGAGTCGCTGCGCGCCGAACTGAACACCGCCGAAGCGGACTTCGAAGCTTCCGGCACCGCGCTGGAGGAGGCCGAGGCCCGGTTGGAGGAGCTGGACCGCGGTCGCACCGGCCTGCGGGCCAGGGACGAGGCCCTGCGGGCCGGCCCCGAGATGCGCAACGCCCGCGAGCTGGAGCAGGCGGCGGAGCTGGCCGAGCGCACCGCACGGGACGCCGAGCGGGCCGAGGCGGACCGCACGCGGGCCGACGGCGAGCTGACCCGGTACGCGGCCCGGCTGGGCGCCGCCCGCTCGCGGGCCGAGTCGGCCGAGCGGGTGCGGCAGAGCGGGCTGACCCGGGCCGAAGAGGCGGCGGCGCCCGCCCGGTTGGACCGGCAGCATCACGACCGGGTCGCCCGCCCGCTCGCCGACGGCGACACCCCGGAGGACGCAGGACAGGCCGCCGACGAGATCACCGGCCGCCGGCTGCGTTCCGTCGCCCTGGTCGAGGAACGGCTGGCCGGCGTCCAGGAGGCCGCTCAGGCACTCGACCGGGCCCGCAGGCGCCTGGAGGACGCGGACGCCGAGCTGGCCCGCCGCGCCGACCTCCGGGCCGAGGCCGCGCGGAACGCGGTTCAGGCCGGCGAGGACCATCTCGTCCGGGTCCGCGCCCATTTCGCGTCCTGCACGCTGCTGCGCCCGGCCGACCCGGAGGGCATGCTGGACGAGCTCGCCCAGTGGGTCGAGACACTGGGGGGCCCCGATCCGGCCAGGACGGCAGCCCAGCAGGCCGCTGCCACCACCGGCGGCGAACTCGCCCGCCACCGGGCCGCCCTCGCCCTCGGGCGCACCGAGACCCAGGAACGGGCCGGCCTGCTCCGGGCCGAGCTGGCCGAACTGCGCTCAGGAGCCCGGCGCGGGCCGAACCCGCCGCACACCCGATCCGCCGGAGCCCGTCAGGACCGGCCGGGCGCGCCGCTCTGGCGCCTGGTGGACTTCACCGACGAATCCGGCCTGACGGACGGCGTGCGGGCCGGTCTGGAAGCGGCTCTGGAAGCCTCCGGGCTGCTCGACGCGTGGGTCGGCCCCGACGGTACGGTCGCCGCCGCCGACACCTGGGACACCCTGGTGACCGTCGGCGCGCCCGTGGACGGACCGTCGCTCGCAGCCGTCCTGCACCCCGCCGTCGACCGGGACGACCCCGCGGCCTCATCCGTATCGGACGACGAGGTGGCCCGGCTGTTGGCCGGAATCGGCCTGCTCGGGTCGGACGAGGAGATTCCGCTCCACGGAAGCTGGATCGCCGCCGACGGCCGATTCCGGCTGGGGGCGCTCACCGGCGCCTGGTCCAAGCCCACCGCCGAGTACCTCGGGGAGGGCGCCCGCGAGCAGGCCCGGCGCGCCAGGATCACCGCCGTCGAAGCCGAAGCCGTCGAATGCGCGGCCCGACTGGACGCCCTGGCCGGCCAGGACGCGGCGCTGGAGGCCGACGAGCAGCGACTCGGCGCCGAACAGGCCGGGCTGCCGGACGACTCCGCCCTGCGAGCCGCCCATGCCGCGTCGACGACGGCCGGCACCGAGCACACCCGGACCGCCGAACGGCGTGAGGCCGCCGACCGGGAGGTGGCGGACGCCTCCGCCGAGGTGGACCAGGTCGTCGGCGAACTGCACGCTCTCGCCGACGAACTCGCCCTCCCGGCCACCGCGACGGAACTGCGCGCGGTACGCGAGGCCGTCGGCGCCTACCGCGAGGCCCTTGCCGCGCTCTGGCCCGCCGTACGCGAGGAGCGCGCCGCACTGTCCGCGCTGGCGGTCGAGGAGGCCGACCACGAACGGGCCGCCGAGCACACCGCAGAACTGGTCGGACGCTCGTTCGCAGCGGCCCGGGAGGCCGTCTTCGCCGGCGAGCGCCACCAGACCCTCGCCGCCACCGTCGGTACGGCCGTCGCCGAGCTGCTGCGTCAACTCGCCGACGTGGCGGAGGGCCTGCGGGAGATCGACGAGCGCGAGCGGGCCACCCGCCGGGAGCAGAACGCGGCCACCGGCCGCAGGGCCGCCGCCGACGCCCTGCGCACCCGGGTACGCGCCGAGATCGACGACACCGCAGCCACCCGCGCCGGGGCCATCGACGCGCTTCGCCGCTTCGCCGGTACCGGCCTGCTCGCCGTCGCCCTGCCCGACCTCGAACACTCCGGCGACTCCTGGGCAGCCGAACCAGCAGTGCGCCTCGCCCGCGCCGTCGAGCGGGAGCTGGAGTCCGTGGACGACTCCGACCCGGCCTGGGAGCGGGTTCAGCGCCGGATCACCGAGGAGCTCAAGGACCTCTCCGACGCGCTGTCCCGGCACGGCCACACGGCGGTGGCCCGGATGCTGGAGGACGGCCTGGTGGTCGACATCCTCTTCCAGGGCCGCGAACGCTCCGTCCCCGAGCTGGCCGGCGCCCTCGCCACCGAGGTCGCCGACCGGCAGCGGCTGCTCTCCGCCCGCGAGCAGGAGATCCTGGAGAACCACCTGGTCACCGAGGTGGCGGGCACCCTCCAGGAACTGGTCGGCGCCGCCGAGCAGCAGGTCCTGCGGATGAACGCGGAGCTGAAGGACCGCCCGACCAGCACCGGCATGCTGCTCCGCCTGGTCTGGCGGCCGGCCCGCAACGCCCCCGGCGGCCTGGCCGCGGCCAGGGACCGCCTGCTGCGCCAGTCGTCCGACGCCTGGACCGCAGCCGACCGGACGGCCCTCGGCGACTTCCTCCAGGCTCAGATCGACCGGGCCCGCACCGACAACCCCGCCGGCACCTGGCTGGAGCACCTCACCACGGCGTTGGACTACCGCTCGTGGCACGAGTTCGGCATCGAGCGGCACCAGCACGGCAAGTGGCAGCCCGCCACGGGACCGGCCTCGGGCGGCGAACGCGTCCTGGCCGTCTCCCTGCCGCTGTTCGCCGCGGCCTCGTCGCACTACGCCTCGGCAGGCAGTCCGCACGCCCCGCGCCTGGTCACCCTGGACGAGGCCTTCGCGGGTGTCGACGACGACTCCCGGGCCAAGTCCCTCGGCCTGCTCGCCGCCTTCGACCTGGACGTGGTGATGACCTCCGAACGCGAGTGGGGCTGCTACCCGCAGGTCCCGGGCCTGGCCATCGCCCAGCTCTCCCGGGTGGACGAGATCGCCGCCGTCCTGGTGACCCGCTGGGAGTGGGACGGGCACCAGCGCACTCGCGTACCCGAGACGGACGTGCCGGCCCAGCGTCAGGGCGGTCAGGGGGAGTGA
- a CDS encoding CoA pyrophosphatase, giving the protein MTSTLIDRDGLPSWLLPVRDAAETVRPEQLSRYLPPAEGGRPSAVLMLFGEGPTGPDLLLIERARSLRSHAGQSSFPGGALDPADGDPHGAGPVAAALREAWEETGLDPTGVQVFATLPALYIPVSRFIVTPVLGWWRRESPVAPVDQAETGAVFRVPIAELTDPANRARLRHPSGYTGPAFTVSERLVWGFTAGVIDRMLHHSGLERPWEPARVLSLSDEALGLAGADRARVQGLLRDTPAAG; this is encoded by the coding sequence GTGACCTCCACGCTGATCGATCGGGACGGGCTGCCGTCCTGGCTGCTGCCCGTCCGGGACGCGGCCGAGACGGTCCGGCCCGAGCAGCTGAGCCGGTACCTGCCGCCCGCCGAGGGCGGCCGGCCGTCGGCGGTGTTGATGCTGTTCGGCGAGGGGCCGACCGGCCCGGATCTACTGCTGATCGAGCGGGCCCGGTCCCTGCGATCGCACGCGGGGCAGTCCTCCTTCCCCGGGGGTGCGCTGGATCCGGCGGACGGCGATCCGCACGGCGCGGGGCCGGTCGCGGCGGCGCTGCGCGAGGCGTGGGAGGAGACCGGGCTGGATCCGACCGGTGTGCAGGTCTTCGCCACGCTCCCCGCGCTCTACATCCCGGTCAGCCGCTTCATCGTCACGCCGGTGCTCGGCTGGTGGCGGCGGGAGAGCCCGGTGGCGCCGGTGGACCAGGCCGAGACCGGGGCGGTGTTCCGGGTCCCGATCGCCGAGCTCACCGATCCGGCGAACCGGGCCAGGCTCCGGCATCCGTCCGGCTACACCGGGCCCGCCTTCACCGTGTCCGAGCGGCTGGTCTGGGGGTTCACGGCCGGGGTGATCGACCGGATGCTGCACCACAGCGGTCTGGAGCGGCCCTGGGAGCCGGCCCGGGTGCTGTCCCTGTCGGACGAGGCGCTGGGGCTCGCCGGGGCCGACCGGGCGCGCGTCCAGGGACTGCTGCGCGACACGCCCGCCGCGGGGTAG